DNA from Lactobacillus sp. ESL0791:
AGCAATTGTGTTTTCAGTTTTTTTGGTGAATGCGCGAATGATCTTGATGAGTACCTCGCTGACACCATATTTAAAAAAAGAATCCTTACCTAAGAATATTTGGCTGGGCACGCTTTTAACGGATGAAAGTTATGCTTTGGCAATGAATAAGTTAAATTATACAAATAGGACTTTGAATTTCACTTGGTTTAATACGGTTAATCTGGTTTCCTATCTAACTTGGATTGGCAGCAGTGCACTGGGAGCTGGCTTAGGTTCGCTGATTGCCGATCCTGCTAAGTTTGGCATTAATTTTGCGATTACGGCAATGTTTATCGGCCTGCTTTACCTGCAGATAATTTCTGATAAAAGTATCAGGCTGAAACTGCAGTTGTTAATCGTGGTGTTTGCCTTAGTTTGTACATATTTTGGTTTGATATTTATACCGGCTAACCTTTTGGTATTGGTAGTAACAGTTTTAGCGTGTGGTTTGGGGGTGCTTTTACAACATGCCGACAAGTAATTTTATTTTATTAACGACACTCGTTACCGGCCTCGTTACCTGGCTTTCTAGAGTTTCACCGTTTATTTTGTTGAAGAAAATGTCTTTACCGCATGTAGTGATCGAATTTTTAAGTTTCGTTCCCATCGCAATTATGTCTGTTTTGTGGTTTGAGCAGATTTTTGTTCCCCATCTGGGGCACTTACCGGGGATTAATTACCTTAATCTGCTGTCGTCGTTGCCGACAGTTTTGGCTGCTGTTCTTTCCAAAAACTTGCTGGTAATTGTTGTAGTTGGTGTAGTGTCTGCCGCAATTTTCAATTTAGTATTATAATGTGTATTGATATGTATTATTTAGAATGAAGATGGAGGATCAGATGAAACAAGTAAGAATTAATGGCCGCGAGGTGCCAGCAATTGGGATTGGTACATGGCATATGGGCAGTGATGCGGCAAAAAAGCAGCCAGAAACTGCAGCAATTCAAGCCGGGATTGAGGCCGGAGCTAAATTAATTGATACCGCTGAGATTTACGGTAATGGCGCTTCAGAAATTTTAGTCGGTAATGCCATTAAACCTTACAAGCGTGAAGATTTATTTTTGGTATCAAAAGTTGCGGCGGCTAATGCCACTAAAAAAGAGATGGAAAAACATCTGGATGCAAGTCTTGAGCGGCTGCAGACAGATTATCTGGATATGTATCTTTACCACTGGCGCGGAGCGGTTCCGCTAGAAGAGACAATTGCCGAGCTGGACCGGTTGCGTGAAGGCGGAAAAATTAAATCCTGGGGTGTCTCCAATTTTGATGTGGCCGATTTAGAAGAAGTTGAAGCATTCCCGGCAGGTCATAATGTGGCAGCCAATGAGGATCTGTATAACTTGAATGCGCGTGGCTTAGACTTTGATTTAATTCCGTGGCAGAAAGAGCATGATGTGCCGCTGCTGGCTTACAGCCCGGTTGGTGGCCTGCACAACAATTTACATGCTGACATGTTGGAAAATCCGGTAATTAAGCAGCTTGCTGCAAAATATGCTGTGTCAGTTTATCAAGTTTTGTTAGCCTGGACGATTCGTGATGGTATTACGATTGCAATTCCGCAGACTTCTAATGCTGAACACATGCGGGACAATATTGCAGCTGGCAATTTGGAATTGACGACTGAAGATTTGGCACTTATTGACAGGGAATATCCGCGGCCAACGCATAAAATTCCGCTAGATTTGGATTAAACTAAAAAACAGGCTGCTGCCTGTTTTTTAATATCAAGATGGTGTAAATAATGTAAATAAGCTTTTCAAGAAAAAAACAATGGGGTGAAATTATGACTAAAACGTATTTATCGAACATTATCAAAAAAATTGGCTCACTTAAGATCCTGCTCTTTGTCCTGCTTTTATTCGTCGGGTACTTAGTCTATTTCACGCAGCCATATTTAATTACCCAATTATTTGCAGCAAATAATGCACAAGGAATAAAACTTTGGTTGTTGCTGGGGCTGGCGGTTTCGCTGATGATTCTACCGCTGATTACTTTGCTTAATAACAACTTTGTTCAAGCTGTCCGCAAATATTCTAAGGAAGAATTGTGGCAAAACGTTACTAACAAACCTTTTTACTATTTTACCGAGCATCCGGTTGGAAAAGTACAGAGCTATATTAAGGATGTTTCTTTTGCTTGCCGGCAGTTGGAACAAAATAGTTTACAGGTTATTGTTCAAATGAGTGCTATGCTGCTGCTGTACACAATCTTTTTGAGCATGAATAACTTGCTGCTGGGGCTGCTCTACCTATTTTTGTTTGTTGGTTACATGTTGATTTCGGTTAAAATGGCAAGACGCAACCGCAATAATGTCGCCAAGTCGTTAAAAAGCACAGCTTCGGTTAGTGAATACATGATTGACTACTACCAGAACATTGAAACCGTCATGTCGTTTCATTCTGAAAAATATGAGAACAAGCAGATGGATCAAATTTTGACCAGTGAACAAGAAACATACCAGCAGGTTCAGCATATTACAGATAAAACGGCGCTATTGCAGCAATTTTTAATTGTAATTGTCGCAAGTTTGATTGCACTCTTAGGCCAGCAATTTTTTGGTAGCAATTCAGGTAAAACCTTGGCAACTTTATTGATCTTGCTATATTCCGTATTAAATTTGTCAGGTTTTGGAACACAATATTTGGCAATTGAGGAGATGCTGAACCGAATTCGTTCGGGTTTAACGGAATTGGAATACGATCAGGCGAATGCGCAAGCAACAACTCATTATCAATTTGTGCTTGCTGCTAGAGGAATTGTCATTGAAAACCTGGCATATTCTTATCGCTCAGGCCAGCAGATTTTTGCCAACCTTAACCTTAGTTTCCCCAAAAAGCAAATGACCGCGCTAGTTGGTCCTAACGGTTCTGGTAAAAGTACTTTGCTGAAATTAATCAGCGGCTTTTATGCACCGGCTGGCGGCAGTATTATTTTTCCTTTTGAAAGTCGCCCCAGTATCATGTATACACCGCAAAGTGTGCCGTTATTTAATCGCTCGGTTATGGCTAATATTTGTTATCCCGATCAAGAAGTTGCCGCTGCGCAAGTTTTTTCTTTAGTAAAAGAAATTGGCTTGGATTCGTTAATTCATTCAGTTAGTGATTTGACTGAGAGAACACCGGGAGATTTTAAAAGTAAAATTTCTGGCGGTGAAAAGCAAAAAATTCTTTTTCTACGAGCAATTGTAACTGAACCGCAAATATTGCTTTTAGATGAGGTAACCAGTGCTTTAGATGAAAAGTCGATTTCTCGTGTTTACATCATGCTGAAGAAATATTTACCGCAAACAACGATTATCAGCATTGTTCACAGAACGGAAGAATTGGCTCATTATCAAAATGTCGTTTCGCTATAAAAGCAAGTTTTGTATATAAAAAATGTTTTGTCAGTGCATATTTTTGGTAAAATAGACAAGTTAAATAAATTCTAAAACTAAGGAAGTAATTAAATGGATTTATCACTTGTTATTGTTGCCGTCGCTGCCTTTTTGACGCCAACATTGCTGGCTCGGTTGAAAGTGTCGCTAATCCCATCAACCGTTGCAGAAATTATTGTGGGCGTAATTTTGGGAAAAAGTTGTTTTAATATTATTCATATTAACTCAGTTTTGAACACTTTAAGTACGTTAGGAACAATTATGTTATTGTTTTTGAGTGGAATGGAAATCGATTTTTCACTATTTAAGAAGAATAAGCCGACGACGGCTTTAGCTGCTAAAAAGGCGGAAAAAATGACAAAACAATCGCCGCTGAAAATTGCAATTATTGCTTATTCATTAACAATTGCTACTTCTGTTGTTCTGGGTATTCTTTTTAAGATCTGCAGTTTGTTTTCAGATATTTTCTTATCAGTAATTTTGTTTGCAACGGTTTCGCTCGTCTTTTTGGCTGCAGCATTTTTGCTGGCCCGTTTCCGTAACTTTTTTAATGTATTTGGTAAGTTAACCAAGTCAACAACTCAGCTGGACATGCGGTTTGCATTTTTGGTAATCGTAATTTTGGTTGTGTTAGCAATGTCGGTGGGGGCTGAAAATATTCTCGGTGCCTTTCTTGCCGGAATTGTGATCAAATTATTGGAACCTGAAGAAGTGACTCAGGAAAAGCTGAACGCGATTGGCTATGGCTTTTTAATTCCCTTTTTCTTCATTTTAACGGGGGTTAAGCTTGATTTAGGTGCATTGCTTGGTTCGCGGGCAACGTTAATGCTGATCCCGCTTTTATTACTTGCTTTTTTATTAGCAAAATTACCGGCATATTTTAGCTTTAAAAAATTATTTTCAAAGCGGAATTCTTTGGCCGGGACTTTTCTGGTTGAAACGACCATGACGCTAGTTATTTCTGGTGTTGCGGTTGCCCAAAATATCCATGCCTTGAGCAGCCAGCAGGGCGGGGCTCTGACTTTGGCAGCGGTTTTGACCTGTTTATTTGGGCCGATGCTGTTTAAGCAGTTATACCAACCGCAGGATGAGCAGGTCCCGAAAACGATTGTTCACATTATCGGGACAACGGTGGCATCGGTTGAAACTTATCATCAATTGCCACGAGATTGGTATGATACGAAGCTCTACACCCGGCATGAACAAAATTATCGTACTTACAAAAATTCTGCTCCTGTAACCTTTTTGGAGACAATGGAACCGCTAAAACTAATTGAATGGGGTATTTTTGACACAGATATTTTAGTAATTACTGATTTACGTTCGAAGATAAACTACAGTTTAGCAATTGCTGCGAAAAAATATGGTGTTGAACGTGTTTTGGTCAGAATGGATAACCCAGACCCTGATGAGGTCGGGGTAATGGAAGAGGAGCTGAAAAATTTAGGAATTGAATACTTCAATACCTTTGATACAAGTATTGGCGTTTTTCGGACCGCAATTGAGGCACCACAGGTTTTACGATTTATCACTTCTTCTAAGTCAAGTTTGTTTGAGGTGACGATGACCAATGACCGCTTTAACGGCAGCCTGCTGTCTGATTTGCCTGAGATAGATCAAGTAGTAATTAGTAAAATTGTGCGCGACGGCAAGTTTGTTGATCCGCATGATGATACGCGTTTGGCAACTAATGATCATTTAATTATGGCTGGTTCCCGAGAAGTTGTTTCTCGTTTACGATTATTATTAGATAACTAGTTTTTGATTTTTAATAAGAATAGAAGGGGCAACTATGAAAAGCTGCTCCTTTTTTTCTGAATTAATCTAGCCACCAATGAATGCAATTAACAGACAAATAATGATTGCCAAAACAAGAAGCGGTAATAGTAGGTGAATAAAAAAGACGAAGCCAATAACAACTAGGAATAGATAAACAAAAATCTTGATAAGTCCAAAGCCTAGTTTGATAAAAAGCCATAATAAGAAGAATACTAATAAGAACGTGAGAAAAAGCGTCAACATAAATAGTTCACCTCCATGATAGTAAATATTATAACTTAATTAAGGACAAGGCAGGTAAAAGTAGGGCGATTTTTGAAAAACTAAATAAAATTGGTTAATTTTGCCAAGCATAACTGCTATAATTTATTTCCATGTCAATGTACGAAAG
Protein-coding regions in this window:
- a CDS encoding AzlC family ABC transporter permease encodes the protein MGNELTRKAAFVEALPTVFGYIGIGAAFGIVGHSAGLSIWQILLISMLVYAGSAQFVMVTMLLAHSSLLAIVFSVFLVNARMILMSTSLTPYLKKESLPKNIWLGTLLTDESYALAMNKLNYTNRTLNFTWFNTVNLVSYLTWIGSSALGAGLGSLIADPAKFGINFAITAMFIGLLYLQIISDKSIRLKLQLLIVVFALVCTYFGLIFIPANLLVLVVTVLACGLGVLLQHADK
- a CDS encoding AzlD domain-containing protein — encoded protein: MPTSNFILLTTLVTGLVTWLSRVSPFILLKKMSLPHVVIEFLSFVPIAIMSVLWFEQIFVPHLGHLPGINYLNLLSSLPTVLAAVLSKNLLVIVVVGVVSAAIFNLVL
- a CDS encoding aldo/keto reductase, producing the protein MKQVRINGREVPAIGIGTWHMGSDAAKKQPETAAIQAGIEAGAKLIDTAEIYGNGASEILVGNAIKPYKREDLFLVSKVAAANATKKEMEKHLDASLERLQTDYLDMYLYHWRGAVPLEETIAELDRLREGGKIKSWGVSNFDVADLEEVEAFPAGHNVAANEDLYNLNARGLDFDLIPWQKEHDVPLLAYSPVGGLHNNLHADMLENPVIKQLAAKYAVSVYQVLLAWTIRDGITIAIPQTSNAEHMRDNIAAGNLELTTEDLALIDREYPRPTHKIPLDLD
- a CDS encoding ABC transporter ATP-binding protein encodes the protein MTKTYLSNIIKKIGSLKILLFVLLLFVGYLVYFTQPYLITQLFAANNAQGIKLWLLLGLAVSLMILPLITLLNNNFVQAVRKYSKEELWQNVTNKPFYYFTEHPVGKVQSYIKDVSFACRQLEQNSLQVIVQMSAMLLLYTIFLSMNNLLLGLLYLFLFVGYMLISVKMARRNRNNVAKSLKSTASVSEYMIDYYQNIETVMSFHSEKYENKQMDQILTSEQETYQQVQHITDKTALLQQFLIVIVASLIALLGQQFFGSNSGKTLATLLILLYSVLNLSGFGTQYLAIEEMLNRIRSGLTELEYDQANAQATTHYQFVLAARGIVIENLAYSYRSGQQIFANLNLSFPKKQMTALVGPNGSGKSTLLKLISGFYAPAGGSIIFPFESRPSIMYTPQSVPLFNRSVMANICYPDQEVAAAQVFSLVKEIGLDSLIHSVSDLTERTPGDFKSKISGGEKQKILFLRAIVTEPQILLLDEVTSALDEKSISRVYIMLKKYLPQTTIISIVHRTEELAHYQNVVSL
- a CDS encoding cation:proton antiporter family protein, which produces MDLSLVIVAVAAFLTPTLLARLKVSLIPSTVAEIIVGVILGKSCFNIIHINSVLNTLSTLGTIMLLFLSGMEIDFSLFKKNKPTTALAAKKAEKMTKQSPLKIAIIAYSLTIATSVVLGILFKICSLFSDIFLSVILFATVSLVFLAAAFLLARFRNFFNVFGKLTKSTTQLDMRFAFLVIVILVVLAMSVGAENILGAFLAGIVIKLLEPEEVTQEKLNAIGYGFLIPFFFILTGVKLDLGALLGSRATLMLIPLLLLAFLLAKLPAYFSFKKLFSKRNSLAGTFLVETTMTLVISGVAVAQNIHALSSQQGGALTLAAVLTCLFGPMLFKQLYQPQDEQVPKTIVHIIGTTVASVETYHQLPRDWYDTKLYTRHEQNYRTYKNSAPVTFLETMEPLKLIEWGIFDTDILVITDLRSKINYSLAIAAKKYGVERVLVRMDNPDPDEVGVMEEELKNLGIEYFNTFDTSIGVFRTAIEAPQVLRFITSSKSSLFEVTMTNDRFNGSLLSDLPEIDQVVISKIVRDGKFVDPHDDTRLATNDHLIMAGSREVVSRLRLLLDN